The Quercus robur chromosome 7, dhQueRobu3.1, whole genome shotgun sequence genome has a segment encoding these proteins:
- the LOC126693561 gene encoding disease resistance protein RPV1-like isoform X2 has product MALMGMETDSSSFPSSSSSSAARRKYDVFLSFRGEDTRYTLADLLYDAFNQKGINAFKDDEKLEKGKTISPELSRAIEESRFAVVIFSKNYASSTWCVDELAKIFHCEEHMGMKILPVFHDVEPSDVRKQMGTFEQAFIEHENRFEENIEKVKMWRAALTHVGNLAGWPLMNRPLSQVIRSIVRLIWHNLNNDTFLEVIKGLVGIDSHVVELESRLALWSNDVRFIGIWAMGGMGKTTLAWVVYHMVSKDFEACSFIENVRENFEKKKDFVPIQQKIIDQILIEKDLKIKDKYDGVVKIKNGLRHKRILLVLDDVDKLDMLNMLAGEHDWFGPGSRIIITTRDMQVLKTHGVDEIYEIKGLNDENALQLFCLKAFKKEHVPDDYIGLSSHFLEYAGGLPLALEVLGSFLFGKSTDEWKSALERLKEYPNLEVLHVLQISFHGLHDTEKEIFLHIACFFNHNEKDYVVEVLDNLGLHAGIGLKELVDKSLLKIMDDDVVWMHDLLEEMGKNIVFQEHRDDLGKRSRLWVYEDIDKVFRKNKGTKAVQAMDIWGGGFLEEHVATWNPDAFLKMYNLKFLRVDYIDYVPTHLPNDLRILDWTVYRSKSLPSSFQLDELVQLRLQYSEIEQLWIGIKHSQKLKFIDLSNSINLIITPDFTGVQNLEILVLNGCKELRELHPSVGFLKKLVRLDLKCCEKLICLPSTIYSLKSLESLDLFGCSNFDNLPENLGNVKSLKRLDLSGTAIKELPSSIERLPSLTSLDIHDCKNLVCLPYTTCGFKFHGALDLSTCSRFKNLPENPWIIEGLGMLDLSKTAIEEIPSSIGGLIGLTSLTLRSCKNLVCLPNTICCLKALECLDLCWSSNFENLPENLGNVKGLKRLNLSGTAIKELPSSIERLPSLTSLDIRDCKNLVCLPSTICSLKLLESLDFFGCSNFDNLPENLGNVKSLKRLDLSGTAIKELPSSIERLPSLTSLDIHDCKNLVCLPNTTCGFKFHGALDLSTCSRFKNLPENPWIIEGLGMLDLSKTAIEEIPSSIGGLIGLTSLTLRSCKNLVCLPNTICCLKSLECLDLYWSSNFENLPENLGNVKGLKRLNLSGTAIKELPSSIERLPSLTSLDIRNCKNLVCLPSTICSLKLLESLNLFGCSNFDNLPENLGNVKSLKRLDLSRTTIKELPSSIECLTNFTALTLRFCINLVRLPSTICSLKLLNSLDLYGCIKFNNLPVNIGNMKGLKWLDLSWTDIKEVPSSTILLKISNSYQQVLFQWACYFLPYQVCSF; this is encoded by the exons ATGGCTTTAATGGGCATGGAAACGGACTCCTCATCTTTCCCaagttcctcttcttcttctgccgCCCGACGGAAGTATGATGTGTTCCTCAGTTTCAGAGGTGAGGACACCCGCTACACATTGGCAGACCTTCTATATGATGCTTTCAATCAGAAGGGCATTAACGCCTTTAAGGACGATGAAaaacttgagaaaggaaaaactatTTCGCCAGAGCTTTCAAGAGCAATAGAAGAATCGCGATTTGCTGTtgtcattttctcaaaaaactaTGCATCTTCGACTTGGTGCGTAGATGAACTTGCAAAGATCTTTCACTGCGAGGAACACATGGGAATGAAAATTCTGCCAGTTTTTCATGACGTGGAGCCCTCTGATGTGCGGAAGCAAATGGGAACTTTTGAACAGGCTTTTATTGAACATGAAAATCGTTTCGAGGAGAATATAGAGAAGGTGAAGATGTGGAGAGCTGCTTTGACTCACGTGGGCAATCTCGCTGGATGGCCTTTAATGAATAG GCCTCTCTCACAAGTTATTAGAAGCATTGTGAGGCTAATATGGCATAACTTGAATAATGATACATTCTTAGAAGTTATCAAGGGCCTAGTGGGAATAGACTCTCATGTGGTGGAATTGGAGTCGCGTTTAGCTTTATGGTCAAATGATGTTCGCTTTATAGGGATTTGGGCGATGGGGGGAATGGGTAAGACAACTCTTGCTTGGGTTGTTTATCATATGGTTTCTAAAGATTTTGAAGCTTGCAGTTTTATTGAGAATGTtagggaaaattttgaaaaaaaaaaagattttgttccaatacaacaaaaaattattgatcAAATTTTGATCGAAAAGgatttgaaaataaaagataagtaTGATGGAGTTGTCAAGATCAAAAATGGGTTACGTCATAAAAGAATTCTTCTTGTTCTAGATGATGTAGATAAGCTAGACATGTTAAACATGTTAGCCGGGGAGCATGATTGGTTTGGCCCGGGTAGTAGAATCATCATAACAACAAGAGATATGCAGGTGTTGAAGACACATGGAGTGGATGAAATCTATGAAATTAAAGGATTAAATGATGAAAATGCTCTTCAacttttttgcttgaaagctTTTAAAAAAGAGCATGTCCCTGATGATTATATAGGGTTGTCTAGCCATTTTTTGGAATATGCCGGAGGCCTTCCTTTAGCTCTTGAGGTTTTGggttcatttttgtttggaaaaagtACTGATGAATGGAAAAGTGCGTTAGAGAGGCTCAAAGAATATCCTAATCTAGAAGTTTTGCATGTACTTCAAATAAGTTTTCATGGACTCCATGACACAGAGAAGGAAATATTCCTACATATTGCATGCTTCTTTAATCATAATGAAAAAGATTATGTTGTAGAAGTACTGGATAATCTTGGCCTTCATGCTGGTATTGGATTGAAGGAACTCGTTGATAAATCTCTCTTGAAAATTATGGATGATGATGTAGTGTGGATGCATGATTTACTTGAAGAAATGGGTAAGAACATAGTTTTTCAAGAACACCGTGATGATCTTGGAAAGCGTAGTAGATTGTGGGTTTATGAGGACATTGACAAagtatttagaaaaaataag GGAACAAAAGCAGTTCAAGCTATGGATATTTGGGGTGGTGGTTTTCTTGAAGAACATGTGGCAACTTGGAACCCTGATGCCTTTTTGAAGATGTACAATCTTAAATTTCTTAGAGTTGATTACATTGACTATGTCCCCACACATCTTCCTAATGATTTAAGAATTCTTGATTGGACTGTTTATCGTTCAAAATCCTTGCCATCAAGTTTCCAGCTAGATGAGCTTGTTCAGCTTCGTTTGCAATATAGCGAAATAGAACAACTTTGGATAGGAATAAAG CATTCTCAAAAGTTGAAGTTCATTGACTTGAGTAATTCCATAAACCTGATCATAACCCCAGACTTCACTGGAGTCCAAAATCTTGAGATATTAGTTCTAAATGGTTGTAAAGAACTACGTGAGCTTCACCCATCTGTCGGATTTCTTAAAAAGCTTGTTCGTCTTGATctaaagtgttgtgaaaaactAATTTGTCTTCCTAGCACCATTTATAGTTTGAAATCGCTTGAATCTCTAGATCTTTTTGGATGCTCGAATTTTGACAACTTGCCTGAGAATCTAGGAAATGTCAAAAGTTTAAAAAGGCTAGATTTGAGTGGAACAGCTATAAAAGAGTTGCCTTCATCAATTGAACGCCTTCCAAGCCTTACTTCATTGGATATACATGATTGCAAAAATCTTGTGTGTCTTCCTTACACCACTTGTGGTTTTAAGTTCCATGGTGCTCTTGATCTTTCAACATGCTCAAGATTTAAAAACTTGCCAGAGAACCCATGGATAATCGAAGGTCTAGGGATGCTTGATCTGAGTAAAACTGCTATAGAAGAGATTCCTTCATCAATTGGAGGCTTGATTGGCCTGACTTCATTGACTCTTAGGAGCTGCAAAAATCTTGTGTGTCTTCCTAACACCATTTGTTGTTTGAAAGCACTTGAATGTCTTGATCTTTGTTGGagctcaaattttgaaaacttgccAGAAAATCTAGGGAATGTAAAAGGTTTGAAGAGGCTTAATTTGAGTGGAACAGCTATAAAAGAGTTGCCTTCATCAATTGAACGCCTTCCAAGCCTTACTTCATTGGATATACGTGATTGCAAAAATCTTGTGTGTCTTCCTAGCACtatttgtagtttgaaattGCTTGAATCTCTAGATTTTTTTGGATGCTCGAATTTTGACAACTTGCCTGAGAATCTAGGAAATGTCAAAAGTTTAAAAAGGCTAGATTTGAGTGGAACAGCTATAAAAGAGTTGCCTTCATCAATTGAACGCCTTCCAAGCCTTACTTCATTGGATATACATGATTGCAAAAATCTTGTGTGTCTTCCTAACACCACTTGTGGTTTTAAGTTCCATGGTGCTCTTGATCTTTCAACATGCTCAAGATTTAAAAACTTGCCAGAGAACCCATGGATAATCGAAGGTCTAGGGATGCTTGATCTGAGTAAAACTGCTATAGAAGAGATTCCTTCATCAATTGGAGGCTTGATTGGCCTGACTTCATTGACTCTTAGGAGCTGCAAAAATCTTGTGTGTCTTCCTAACACcatttgttgtttgaaatcacTTGAATGTCTTGATCTTTATTGGagctcaaattttgaaaacttgccAGAAAATCTAGGGAATGTAAAAGGTTTGAAGAGGCTTAATTTGAGTGGAACAGCTATAAAAGAGTTGCCTTCATCAATTGAACGCCTTCCAAGCCTTACTTCATTGGATATACGTAATTGCAAAAATCTTGTGTGTCTTCCTAGCACtatttgtagtttgaaattGCTTGAATCTCTAAATCTTTTTGGATGCTCGAATTTTGACAACTTGCCTGAGAATCTAGGAAATGTCAAAAGTTTAAAAAGGCTAGATTTGAGTAGAACAACTATAAAAGAGTTGCCTTCATCAATTGAATGTTTGACTAACTTTACTGCATTGACTCTAAGATTTTGCATAAATCTTGTGCGCCTTCCTAGCACCATTTGTAGTTTGAAGTTGCTTAATTCTCTTGATCTTTATGGATGCATAAAATTTAACAACTTACCAGTGAACATAGGAAATATGAAAGGTTTGAAGTGGCTTGATTTGAGTTGGACGGACATAAAGGAGGTTCCTTCTTCCACTATTCTccttaaaatctcaaactcCTACCAACAAGTCCTGTTCCAATGGGCTTGTTATTTCCTTCCTTATCAAGTCTGCAGTTTTTAA